The Chlorocebus sabaeus isolate Y175 chromosome 9, mChlSab1.0.hap1, whole genome shotgun sequence genome includes a window with the following:
- the PHYHIPL gene encoding phytanoyl-CoA hydroxylase-interacting protein-like, giving the protein MEVPRLDHALNSPTSPCEEVIKNLSLEAIQLCDRDGNKSQDSGIAEMEELPVPHNIKISNITCDSFKISWEMDSKSKDRITHYFIDLNKKENKNSNKFKHKDVPTKLVAKAVPLPMTVRGHWFLSPRTEYTVAVQTASKQVDGDYVVSEWSEIIEFCTADYSKVHLTQLLEKAEVIAGRMLKFSVFYRNQHKEYFDYVREHHGNAMQPSVKDNSGSHGSPISGKLEGIFFSCSTEFNTGKPPQDSPYGRYRFEIAAEKLFNPNTNLYFGDFYCMYTAYHYVILVIAPVGSPGDEFCKQRLPQLNSKDNKFLTCTEEDGVLVYHHAQDVILEVIYTDPVDLSLGTVAEITGHQLMSLSTANAKKDPSCKTCNISVGR; this is encoded by the exons GGAACAAATCACAAGACAGCGGCATAGCAGAGATGGAAGAACTTCCTGTACCACATAACATCAAAATAAGCAATATAACGTGTGACTCATTCAAGATTTCATGGGAAATGGATTCAAAATCAAAGGATCGCATTACACACTATTTTATTGACCtcaacaaaaaagagaacaagaacTCCAATAAATTTAAACACAAG GATGTTCCCACAAAATTGGTGGCAAAAGCTGTTCCCTTGCCTATGACTGTCCGTGGACACTGGTTTTTAAGTCCAAGAACTGAATATACGGTAGCAGTGCAGACTGCCTCAAAACAAGTTGATGGTGATTATGTTGTGTCTGAATGGAGTGAAATTATAGAATTCTGCACAGCAG actATTCGAAAGTTCATCTAACACAATTGTTGGAGAAGGCTGAAGTGATTGCAGGACGCATGcttaagttttctgttttttatcgTAATCAGCACAAAGAATATTTTGACTATGTTCG AGAACATCATGGGAATGCTATGCAGCCCTCTGTCAAGGATAACAGTGGTAGCCATGGCTCTCCTATCAGTGGAAAACTAGAAGGCATCTTCTTCAGCTGCAGCACTGAATTCAATACTGGAAAGCCACCCCAGGATTCACCTTATGGAAGATACAGGTTTGAGATTGCTGCAGAAAAACTTTTTAACCCCAACACTAACTTATACTTTGGGGACTTCTACTGTATGTACACTGCTTATCATTATGTGATTCTTGTTATTGCTCCTGTGGGATCACCAGGAGATGAATTTTGTAAGCAGCGCCTTCCTCAACTAAATTCTAAGGATAATAAATTTTTGACCTGTACAGAAGAAGATGGGGTGCTGgtttaccaccatgcccaggatgTCATTTTAGAAGTCATTTACACTGACCCTGTGGATCTTTCTCTGGGCACCGTGGCAGAAATCACTGGTCATCAGCTCATGAGTTTGTCTACTGCAAATGCAAAGAAAGATCCCAGCTGCAAAACCTGTAATATCAGTGTTGGACGTTAA